From one Plasmodium malariae genome assembly, chromosome: 12 genomic stretch:
- the GPI10 gene encoding GPI mannosyltransferase 3, putative produces MQRIIYGDFLQWSESILRKILRPRKYLLFFIIFRLFNCLFVRTSFFPDEYAQSIEISHYWVFGYGHMPWEWEPCISLRSVVHPFIYAILFYILKITELDTPFFVLYVPKIFQGLCAAFGDYGFMKLIFLWYIRLYREKEKKGKTNNQLIYTILACYFFCWFHIYSICRTSSNSFECIFNIWGIYYLSKNYYAPVPLNGNKSVLYPNDCSQNGDDQAVVTSSTGVFDFPLKGQAIGCLKRRNRTRGSGSGGCKSGSGDNAYTYHCASKDVHDTQNNFKQVEYNKLVGLSKSKYLHIQNLLLSLSFSIFCIMMRPSAALFWVCIYISYFIKHLDGENILKWKEVLVIGCLYVFILLIIIIVIDSYYYGKITVSPYNFFVFNILSGENIYFGKHSFFFFFLCVIPSIYLLFTVFTFYGYVDIWKNMINKKKKKKNLFHLAFSRIDYVVYISTFVEVIFLSFSKHKEHKMVIGYLPFLSAHTGVTLHKVTCDAKNDEKEVYTGGKNEKNEKNGQDEKNVQDEKNVEGEKNVEGEKNVEGEKNVQDEKNEKNGQDAKNQRTKKFLFFLINFNFFLHLICTLFFCLVHNSSPEKVMAYFRNLKTNKDEDITIFITDCYDTPLYSHIHRKFKIGFLDCSPHIKKINGEFLYNWRKRIYDDNFGNLFYNMFNKKNDIHYINMREPYILPDESFYWFGHHHHYQQNLNQTKQFKFQYEKINYACLEYRFSNSLKGELPLYVVTNSLVLNSLNIFLKKFNYHLDTDPIFSYFVLEQGMTLAPVNHYIFKRTHQV; encoded by the coding sequence ATGCAAAGGATAATATATGGCGACTTCCTACAATGGAGCGAATccattttaagaaaaattttacgTCCAAGGAAGTatctcttattttttataatttttcgattatttaattgtttattcGTTCGAACGTCCTTTTTCCCTGATGAATATGCTCAATCAATAGAAATCTCACATTATTGGGTATTTGGCTATGGGCATATGCCTTGGGAGTGGGAACCATGTATATCCTTAAGATCTGTTGTTCATCCTTTCATATAtgctatattattttatattttgaaaattaccGAGTTAGATACCCCATTCTTTGTTTTATATGTACCTAAAATTTTTCAAGGGTTATGTGCAGCTTTTGGCGATTATGGTTTTATGAAATTGATTTTTTTATGGTATATCAGATTATATagggaaaaggaaaaaaagggtAAAACTAATAATCAGCTCATTTATACAATTTTAgcttgttattttttttgttggtTTCACATCTATTCCATATGTAGAACGTCATCTAACTCATTTGAGTGTATATTCAACATATGGGGGATTTATTATCTATCCAAAAATTATTACGCCCCTGTTCCCctaaatggaaataaaagTGTACTTTATCCAAATGATTGTAGTCAAAATGGAGATGACCAAGCAGTGGTTACTAGTTCAACGGGGGTGTTCGATTTCCCTTTAAAAGGTCAAGCTATAGGCTGTTTGAAAAGGAGAAATCGTACGAGGGGAAGCGGCAGTGGTGGATGTAAGAGTGGAAGTGGCGATAATGCTTATACATATCATTGCGCATCAAAAGATGTACACGAtacacaaaataattttaagcaAGTAGAGTATAACAAATTGGTAGGTTTATCTAAAAGCAAATATCTtcatatacaaaatttattgCTGAGTTTAAGTTTTAGTATCTTTTGTATTATGATGAGACCGAGTGCGGCATTGTTCTgggtgtgtatatatatatcttattttataaaacatcTGGATGGTGAAAATATACTAAAGTGGAAGGAAGTTTTAGTTATAGGATGTTtgtatgtgtttatattactaattattattattgttatcgattcatattattatggtAAAATAACAGTATCGCCATACaacttttttgtatttaatattttaagtggagaaaatatttattttggaaaacattcttttttttttttttttttatgtgtaaTACCATCCatttatttactatttaCTGTTTTTACTTTCTATGGTTATGTtgatatatggaaaaatatgataaataaaaaaaaaaaaaaaaaaaatttatttcatttagcATTTTCAAGAATAGATTATGTAGTGTACATATCGACTTTTGTtgaagtaatatttttatcctttaGTAAACACAAGGAGCACAAAATGGTTATAGGGTACCTCCCATTCTTAAGTGCACATACCGGTGTGACCTTGCACAAAGTTACGTGCGATGCGAAGAATGACGAGAAGGAAGTGTACACAGGTGggaaaaatgagaaaaatgaaaaaaatggacAAGATGAGAAAAATGTACAAGATGAGAAAAATGTAGAAGGTGAGAAAAATGTAGAAGGTGAGAAAAATGTAGAAGGTGAGAAAAATGTACAAGatgagaaaaatgaaaaaaatggacAAGATGCAAAAAAtcaaagaacaaaaaaattcctttttttcctcattaattttaacttttttcttcatttaatatgTACCCTTTTTTTCTGTCTTGTTCATAATAGTTCTCCCGAAAAAGTAATGGCATATTTTAGAAACTTAAAAACAAACAAGGACGAAGATATTACCATATTTATAACAGATTGTTATGATACCCCTTTATATTCCCATATAcatagaaaatttaaaattggCTTTTTAGACTGTTCTccacatattaaaaaaataaatggagAGTTCCTATATAATTGGAGGAAGCGTATATATGATGATAATTTTgggaatttattttataacatgtttaataagaaaaacgatatacattatataaatatgagaGAGCCATATATCCTACCAGATGAATCATTTTATTGGTTTGGTCATCATCACCATTATCAACAAAATCTTAATCAAACAAAACAATTTAAGTTtcaatatgaaaaaataaattatgcatGTTTGGAATACCGTTTTTCTAATTCGCTTAAGGGTGAGCTTCCCCTCTATGTTGTCACAAATTCGCTTGTCTTAaattctttgaatatttttctaaaaaaatttaattatcaTCTGGATACGGATcctatattttcttatttcgtATTAGAACAAGGCATGACTTTAGCGCCCGTCAatcattacatttttaagaGGACCCACCAGGTTTAG
- the ISC1 gene encoding inner membrane complex suture component, putative, which translates to MNDFNSSKINSAEKRINKKLSKDTDIMKEGIHYIPKKGRSSIMNNLINEVAYDGSYNDISILNEPKNITRNVDIENVTSAASVAKVTNGIHIENTGRSKNYDHIFLNNLSDNNFVYIPDRNIRDHNQRNSLSTFNTVNTINTINPNNTINPCILDETVNDYNAHTTIHNGSSCPLRNRRGYTENVYNYNHADMEALSNNHENVNRAPFYYTSGNNRQLYSAENTLSPLYSRCSNIEEGNYPYQFPYDLYPPSKSDTYLRTTTPYFPSDNNDMNSLCSSPSFSGYSNEYPFINNDNFRTIPPHLYYMMKDARDDSFLKKGIHCALNACNFNKKESFNPKYEYILNGPNFKYISNHQNGKKFDIFKRITLTVGTYLDDIVNIMIAMLESSYKSIRRHNDTNMYDLHPFYNPDPHYSRGERPTLKTGSNLFDKINSALDSTTLEKHRNLPRNFGRIPIPKTQKTGSKVIDGINKMLDNLFIEPLSYRNYNYYSEKCNSINQGKQKVIL; encoded by the coding sequence ATGAATGACTTCAACagttcaaaaataaattctgcTGAAAAAcgaattaacaaaaaattgtcAAAAGATACAGATATAATGAAAGAGGGCATTCATTATATTCCTAAAAAAGGCCGTTCATCGATTATGAATAACTTAATAAATGAAGTAGCTTATGATGGTAGTTACAATGACATAAGCATATTGAATGAACCTAAAAACATAACTAGAAACGTTGATATCGAAAATGTAACAAGTGCAGCAAGTGTGGCAAAAGTAACAAATGGAATACATATCGAGAACACAGGAAGgtcaaaaaattatgatcatatttttttgaacaaTTTGTCTGATAacaattttgtatatatccCTGATAGAAATATCCGCGATCACAATCAGAGAAATTCTCTCAGTACATTCAACACGGTAAATACGATAAATACAATTAACCCGAACAATACGATAAATCCGTGCATTCTTGACGAAACAGTAAATGACTATAATGCACACACCACTATTCACAATGGAAGTAGTTGCCCTTTGAGGAATAGGAGGGGCTATACAGAAAATGTATACAATTATAACCATGCAGATATGGAAGCACTTTCAAATAATCATGAAAATGTAAACAGAGCACCATTTTATTACACCTCAGGAAATAATAGACAACTATATTCCGCAGAAAATACATTATCACCATTATATTCAAGGTGTTCAAACATAGAAGAAGGGAATTATCCTTATCAATTTCCCTATGATTTATATCCTCCTTCCAAAAGTGATACATATTTACGTACCACAACTCCCTATTTCCCATctgataataatgatatgaATTCCTTATGTAGTAGTCCTTCATTTTCAGGCTATTCAAATGAATAtccttttataaataatgataattttagaaCTATACCCCCACATCTTTACTATATGATGAAGGATGCAAGGGATGAttcatttttgaaaaaaggaatacaTTGTGCATTGAATGCATGTAACTTTAATAAGAAAGAATCGTTTAACccaaaatatgaatatatacttaatggaccaaatttcaaatatatatcaaatcatcaaaatgggaaaaaatttGATATATTCAAAAGAATCACTTTAACAGTAGGAACATATCTTGATgatattgtaaatataatgataGCTATGTTGGAATCATCATACAAATCAATAAGAAGACACAACGACACAAATATGTATGATTTGCATCCTTTTTACAATCCAGATCCTCATTACTCAAGAGGAGAAAGACCAACGTTAAAAACAGGAAGTAAtttatttgataaaataaattctgCTTTAGATAGTACTACCTTAGAAAAACATAGAAACCTGCCAAGAAATTTTGGTAGAATTCCAATTccaaaaacacaaaaaacaGGTAGTAAAGTAATCGATGGAATAAATAAGATGCTAgacaatttatttattgaacCATTGTCTTACAGGAATTATAACTACTATAGTGAAAAGTGTAACAGTATAAACCAAGGCAAACAAAAGGTAATTCTCTAA